TACTATCCTGAGGAAGCTGGTTTTCCATTTGGAGATGAAGATTCCCCCGACTACATTGTAATGGAGATGCACTATGACAATCCACAACTTTTATCCGGCCGAAGAGACAGCTCCGGTTAGTCTGAATGCCATCTAGTGTTTCTGTTAAACCATAGGCTATATAGAATAAAGGAAAATAGGTGATAGAATTATGGGCTAGCCTGTGATTCACAGCTTTTTTCTCTTATAATGATAATACAAAATTCCAATCAGTGATTCTCCCTAAATAACCACGTTACCAGCATGCCATGAAGAGGTAAGGCTcgctaattttttttaaatgcactTGTTTGTGTAATATAAAACCATACTTCAACTTGTGGCGTATTCATAATAGTCTTGTTCAGTCAATCAGTTTcaataatagaaaacaaatCAATGGTTGAAGTCATGTGGACACAAGTCATTTACAATAATCACTGAGAGCCCAGGTCGTATGGTTACAGGATTCCGGCTGACATTCACACCGACTCTGAGAAAGTATGATGCAGGAATTCTAACATTGGGTGCTGTGCATGGCATTGCCATTCCACCTAAGGTCAAAGATTTTACCAGCTCTGGTTTCTGTACCAACACCTGTACTCAGAGGGTAGGTATGAGCAAAGCTATAGTCAGTATTGGAGTAGCTGCAGCTGGCACATTTATAAAAACACAAGTTTCATCCTTAAAACTATTTTAGACTACAGTGAGACATTTCGTTTTAATTGTAATTTCTTTTCACGGTAATGAAGGTAGTGAATTATTTGCGCAAAGAGAAGCAGCCATATAactttttaaagatgtggttgcgtcaaatttgagttgattttaaaagaaagtatctttctttgtctatcagttgatatgttgatTATGTtctttgttgtgttaggcgatttcattgtcaagatatttgaagattaaaatcgaaaaaattcgaTCGCGGGAAAAACGCTCAggaaaaaaacatgcccagacttgacCAAAATGATGTACCACGTGatgcaacctgtctctatctctcgtattcacatcggctattgcgataaaagtctagtcctacgcggctctattggcatatattttatcttgtatttgctcgtgttgactaaaatgaaattttaaatccGGCTACAGATAAATTATTACCAATGTTTCGAAGacctcaaacaaggaaaattaaaaacttgtcatattagcttcttctaaatgctgtgtaaacatcttagtaccgactactaattctaccggtctgtggtaattctgtcaagcaaaaaAATTACGCAGGAAAttgcgcaggaaattacattataacctcaaacagggaaatataatctgaatgtaaactcaacagtatatctgtAGGAGACTCgaagtaaaaaataaacattatgcattatatgcatatatgcatttaCCTCTAAtctcctatcttcctccatagcactttaaccacctgatgcccagaaaactcggagtcaccttcgcagtaactttacagtaatttttacaattttgttgttcgtcaataaaatgtgtcgatcgagtaattcatgtTTTACATGTGTACTAATTGAATACTCGACATTGCACTAgtagtaaaaaagtttattacttttttattactcagaaAGTTCATTTTTGTTCAACatgcatttaccattctaacttttgaatgaaagcgtttatttatttataatttaattatttttgtattcaGCCAGTGTGTTTAAGCTAGCTGACACCTTCTATTGTAATTTCAACACCACCAGAAGGTAGACAACTGTTGCATAACACATTTCTTGAGGTGGCCGGCTCCCCAGTAGTCATATTAACTACCGAAATGTTATACAATTTGTAATATCTAAAAGATTTAGCTGCTGTACACAAAGTTTATTATGTGTAAACGGAACAAAAATCTTATAATTCTTCATGTGATGGGAAATATTTTTGGTGCAgttcaaaaaaaatttacaaaacaatTAGACAACAGTAATGGTGcctaaatgtgaaataattagcaagcaatggttaGATAAAGTCTGTACTACTATGatgattgcaataaaaatatttgatactgatacaattaatgcaaactgagaaaacaaaataaaaattatgagtatgttgaattaataataacaactagtacataaaagtgtgtgtataaaaagattATTGGTGCTGTAGAAACTATTCAGCCAAATTTTGAATGCAGAGatgctggtacaaatgtaaaaggaGGTATTGGCATTAAATACATCACTGAAGTGTGCGAGTATAAGCGATGTTCTTTAAGAGAGAACGTAGATGACGCAGGCGTTGTAGATAGCGTAGAAAACGTAGATAATGTAGAtagcatagatatataaatatatagataaatatataaatacatgcattGCTATAgagatatagatatatctatgtatattatataaattaacaCTGTCTCTAAATGAGCAAAAATGAATCCAATTTTAGCAGTTGTTTGACTGCCATTGTTGCCACTATGTAGAATGTATGTCTTAGTTACACCATCGTTGTCGTTAAGCTACCCTTAATGTTATCCTTAACATTAACAGATTGCATTGAATACACATGAGAGCAAATTTGGTGAGTAGTTAAGCTTATTCACAGCCACCCTCACTTTACTTTTGCCTTTTAGAATCTAAAGACTGACTTGAACGTGTTTGGATCCTTTCTCCACTCCCATCTTACAGCCACTCAAGTTATAACCAGACACTTCCGGAACAACGAGGAGCTTGATATTATAGATGAAGACAGGCACTATGACTTCAACTACCAGCAGTATAAGACTTTCGAGGACCCAGTTGTCATCAAACCTGTGAGTATCTCAGACTTCCCAAACTGTAATAAACCAGTAATTAGGTAATTGACCAGTTGAGATTAGCTGTAGGGGAGAGCTTCTCTCATGTGTGTTTGTGTTACAGGGAGATGATATGCTGGTTCAGTGCCACCACAATACAGAGAAGAGAGTCAACATGACATATGTAAGTACACAATACAGATAACAGAGACAGTataacatatgtacatgtaagtacataatGCAGAAAGCATAGCCAATGTATATGTAAGTACATAGTTAAGAGAATATGGTCAGTGTGTAGGTACATACTGGCTATACAGAGAATAGAGTCAGTGTGACATATATAAGTACACAATACAGAGAACATAGTCAATATGACATATGTAAGTTGTTGATTAGGGTGAAACATTCCAAATATTTCGTTGACAAAAAAGTTTTCGTCTGAAATTAGTGTATGGACGCCATGAAGAAGCAACTtttgaaaacttaaatttcGCGTTACATGAAAACCTTGAATACTTTTTAACTCAAACTCTTCTATAACTATTTTATCTGCTAGTGTGAAGCACTGAAGAAAACACTTAGATCTCATGTAGGAATCCAGTAATTCAATCAATATAAACTGATTCTTTTGACATCGGGCTCAGAGAGACCTGGCCAAGTTCACAAATCGTCACATTGAAACGGGATCTTTATGCTTAACTTATGCTTGCTGCAAAAAAGTTAAGAGATTGCATACAAATATGCTGTTTTTTATTTGAGGCTCAAACACTACAAACTGCCTCAACATGCTTGACTGTTTGTTTAGTAAAATGTTATATGAGATGGAATATTAGAAAATCTCTTAAATTCAGGCTTAAATCGTAAATCTTACAACTCTGTTACGATTATCATGATTAAGGGTGACCTGCCTTCTACTTCCGAGATGTGCAATACTTTCTTGTCCTACTACCCTGCCAGCAAACTCGACTACTGCTACTCGATGCCAGGCTGGGTTTCTTTCACCCCGTATGATCCTGCAACAGAAATTTTCTTCAAGGACAATATGCAGTTCAAAGGAAAGCTGAAAAGGTACTGACATGCAGGCTATAAGTTAATACAATCTATAATCATGACCTCTTTACTGATCAATAGAGGATTTTTATGGAAGTCTTTTTGAATGTTTTCTAAATTGTGCAGTACTTAATGGGTGTGAGCTTGGTTTGCTAGTAATTGTTGATTGATAACAGAAACGGGAGACCTACTTGAATGGCTAAACAATTGTCTTCTTTCTGGTCACTGCAGGTTTAGACAGTCACAGGCTATTATTTAAGTTTAATAGTTTAAAGTTTGGTCTTaacaatatttggagcaaaattATCAAatcgttttagtaaaaacaGCTGGAGGAACGGGTTTGACCAGATCACAAACTCTAACCTCTGGACGGAAGAGAGAATAGAAAATTTAGAAAAAGGCTACCTTGATGCCCCTCACACGGAGCTCTGCCTACGTAGGAACTTTGCTACATCGCCACAGGTGATCTTTTCATTGttagatatatataccatttgataaaatttattccGGCCTACTGCTAACATCTGTATGACTCACATCTGTATGACCAACATCTGTATGATTCACATATGTATGGCTCATATCTGTATGACTCACATCTGTATGACTAACGCCTGAATCACTCACATCTGTATGACTCACATCTGTATGACTCCCAGCTGTATGACTCTCTCCTGTATGACTCACATCTGTATGACTCACATCTGTATGACTCACATCTGTATGACTCATGCCTGAATCCCTCACATCTGTATGACTCACGTCTGAATCCCTCACATCTGTATGACTCACATATGTATGACTCATGTCTGAATCACTCACATCTGTATGACTCACATCTGTATGACTCCCAGCTGTATGACTCTCATCTGTATGACTCACATCTGTATGACTCACGTCTGAATCACTCACATCTGTATGACTCACGTCTGAATCCCTCACATCTGTATGAATCACATCTGTATGGCTCACATATGAATGAATCACATCTGTATGACTCACACCTGTATGACTCACATCTGTATGACTCATCTGTATGACTCACATCTGTATGACTCACATATGAATGAATCACACCTGTATCACTCACATCTGTATGACTCTCATCTGTATGAATCACATCTGTATGACTCCCACCTGTATGACTCACATCTGTATGACTCACGTCTGAATCACTCACCTGTATGACTCACATCTGTATTACTCCCAGCTGTATGACTCTCATCTGTATGACTCACATCTGTATAACTCACATCTGTATGACTCACATCTGTATGACTCACATCTGAATTACTCACATCTGTATGACTCATGTCTGAATCCCTCACATCTGTATGACTCACATCTGTATGACTCACATCTGTATGAATCACATCTGTTTGACTCACATCTGTATGACTCTCATTTGTAGGACAGCTAGTCAGAACttagcaataaatatatataccaaatCTTGACTTTATAATTTGACATTGT
Above is a window of Watersipora subatra chromosome 3, tzWatSuba1.1, whole genome shotgun sequence DNA encoding:
- the LOC137390895 gene encoding dopamine beta-hydroxylase-like; protein product: MYHCQLKRAPKFSTKHHLIKVDPLIEEENKGLVHHVVIYACYDAVDREHYFDGNNTSFDCLVQANMPPDVYSCKTPITVWGVGGGPMYYPEEAGFPFGDEDSPDYIVMEMHYDNPQLLSGRRDSSGFRLTFTPTLRKYDAGILTLGAVHGIAIPPKVKDFTSSGFCTNTCTQRIALNTHESKFGE